From the genome of Trichomycterus rosablanca isolate fTriRos1 chromosome 18, fTriRos1.hap1, whole genome shotgun sequence:
CACTTTCCTCACCACATGGTTCGTCTTCGGGGTCATCTTCTACCTCATCGCCATGGGCAACGGTGACCTGGATGTTGTGCAGCCCTCCAACCACAcgccttgtgtaatgaatgtaGCCACGATTACCGGGGCATACCTTTTCTCCCTGGAGTCTCAGACCACCATCGGCTACGGTTTACGCCACATCTCGGAGGAGTGTCCACTGGCCATTTTCACCCTGGTGGCACAACTGGTGCTCACCGGCCTGGCTGAGATCTTCATCACCGGCGCCTTTCTGGCTAAGCTGGCACGACCCAAAAAGCGTGCCGAGACGGTCAAATTCAGCAAGTTAGCTCTGGTTTGCAGGCACAAGGGCCAGCTGTGTGTGATGGTGCGTGTGGCCAACATGAGGAAGAGCCCACTGATCCAGTGCCAGCTCTCAGGCAAGCTGCTGTATCCTTACGTCACCGAAGAGGGAGAGAAGATCCAGCTACACCAGGAATCTGTCGACTTCCGCTTCGACTCCAGTGACCAGTGCCCCTTCCTTGTGCTGCCTCTTACCTTCTACCACGTTCTGGATGAAAGCAGCCCTCTAGTCGACCTCACTGCTGAGAACTTAAAAGTCAGAGACTTCGAGCTGGTCGTCACTCTCAATGCCACCATGGAGTCCACGGCCTCCACCTGCCAGAGCCGCACCTCCTACGTTCCAAAAGAGTTTGTCTGGGGCTTTGAGTTTAAGCACATGCTCTTCAGTACTCCTGGGGGTCGGTACATCACAGACTTTGAATACTTTGATGAAGTCCAGCCCAGCAATGACCTCTTGCTACACCAGTCACCAGCCAATGAGAAGCTCCAGTTGGAGGATGAGTACAACAGAAAATAAGCGGGtgtgattttaaataattaaacaaaatctCAAAATATCAAGTCACCTTAAcatacaatatatggccaaaagtattcggacacctgataatgagcctgttggacattccattgcACAAACAAATGGTAATAAAACAAAGTGACCCTTGTGTGATCTttccagctataacaacagctgctcttttgagaaggtttctcacaagactttgaaacaTGTCTGTGCGAATCTGTGCCCATGCAACCAAATGAAAAGGACAATAAAGCCTTagttgatgttctagttcattccagggctctgtgcaggccacccactcactttcttaaccgcttatccaatcagtttcagcttttcaatgggcacaaggcacacagtaccctggatggggcaccagtccatcacagggtagacacacacacccatttacctataggataattcagcatctccaattaacctgaatgcCTGTttttgtgggaggaaatccaagtgacacggggagaaaatgcaaactcctcacagaaaggactttaaactgagcttttcttaatGTCATTATAGACCAATTATATAAAGGTGGGGCCTTCCCCAATCTGTTGCTGCAATATAGGctgcatataatttccttttacattttcagcatttagcagacgcctttatccaaggcgactaacattacagtatacagtttaagcaattgagggttaagggccttgctcaagggcccaacagcagcaacctgacagtggtgggacttgaaccagcgaccttttgattactagtccagtaccttaaccactaggctacggcttgcctgtAATTTCCTTAATATCATTGTTTTGTTGCAACtgatgaaacacatgaattcagtaattagaaagggtgtcccaatgcttttgtacatacagtgtaagTGTTTGCACTAAACCACTTTGTAATTATTCATGTTATGTATTTGATTGATGTTATAGAACCAGACTAGTGctatattttcagcatatattttgtaactaaagcaattcagatGTAAATAAAGCATCTTTAACGTGTTCAGGtccaaacttttatttaatgtagtaTTTTTCACTACAAAACAATCACCACAATCATTTcagtaaacattattattatttttttattttatttaggatttaaaATAGGTGACTAATGGAAAATATATGAATAATTTAATTCCTTAACTTAATCAAGCTTTGATGAGCAGATAAAATCTAAATGCACAAACTGATCTGATCatgtacattaataaaaagcatAAAACTCAAAGAAATCTGACTTTTGTACAAAGGAATTAACACGGTCTTGCTTTGTTGCTTTAAAGTCGTTCCAAATACTaaactattttaaaatgtttatatttctaTTCACTTAAATTAAGttgattatatgatttgtagTACCAAAAAAACTGCATGTGTCTGTATTCAATCTAAAAGTCTTATCactagtgttttatattatatgtaataGGTTTTAAGTCATGAGGCTTCTGTGTAAATGTGAAGCGGATCTGTAAACtcaaatgatattaaaaaacaaaaacaaataagctTAAATCTTTTCCCTTGGTTTTACATGTAGTTAATTATTAACCAGACTTTATAAATGAcagtctattattattatctgtattatTCTTACTGAAAACATGACTGTAATACTGTCATCACGGCCGGATGGTTTTCAATGCAGTTTGTTTCATGCTGTGTTTGAAACCTCATCCTGGGTTAAACAAGCTCCTGTTTCTGGCAACATTGTTGTGGCAACATATGGGCACGCactgggacacacacacacacacacacacacacacacccacacatagaGGAGTGTGTTTTGTATGTTGTGGCAACAAGACACTGATTACTTTCTGCTAATGAAGAGAACATCGTACAACACAATATGTGTTTGATTTTAGTTTTGTTCCAGATTGTATTTGTAGAAACCGAGTGTGATTAGTCATTTGGGAATCGTAGGTACAGACATTAAAAAATCAAGCACCCAATCATGAAAACATGAGGAGCTAAAAGCATCGTTATTGTGAAATCATGTACAGTAACAATAGCTCAGCCACACAAGATGTCTCCTCTTGGTTACAACACTTACTAATGAGTTCCAAACTGCCCCTGGAAGCCACAGCAGCACATCAGCACTTTCAATCTTTAATTCTTCttacttttttctattttatttctgcattttttcccaatttagtgtagtcaatctgtcttctgctgctggtggatccctgattgcagtcgaggagggtatattgctgctcacgcctcctccgacccacacgcAGTCCTTAGCGAAACCCTTTTCATCCATGCAtcctgcacaggtgtctctttatctgctaatcagggtttgaagaccccacccacatagtccggtcatcccgccatagcagagacgtgtctgctgcaggcactgccaattatgcccgctagatggcgctcagccgaggagttcagaatcttggcgctgatgtgctagtggaatatcccgctgtgccacctgggcgctaattcttattacttttatgGCAGCCTCGAACACCCACGGCGgtgtaaagcttgcttaactgtggACATCATCGTTTATGTTAAATTAGCTTTAGATTCATGGCAGATCTGTTGTTTTTGGGTTTTAGATTGCATTTGGTCGTTAATCCAGCAGGTTTGAGGAAATCCTATGGCCCTCTCTCCTTcaaacgagccaatcattgcccTTGTAGGCGCTGGACAGACGttaccagtgctgagattcgaatgtcagcactggtgggcctGCATGCTTTACCGCTGTTCCATCTGAGGTTAATA
Proteins encoded in this window:
- the kcnj15 gene encoding ATP-sensitive inward rectifier potassium channel 15; this encodes MSGVVQRRVVSKDGHNNVHIDNVEGMVKLYLHDIWTTVVDIKWRYKLTLFVSTFLTTWFVFGVIFYLIAMGNGDLDVVQPSNHTPCVMNVATITGAYLFSLESQTTIGYGLRHISEECPLAIFTLVAQLVLTGLAEIFITGAFLAKLARPKKRAETVKFSKLALVCRHKGQLCVMVRVANMRKSPLIQCQLSGKLLYPYVTEEGEKIQLHQESVDFRFDSSDQCPFLVLPLTFYHVLDESSPLVDLTAENLKVRDFELVVTLNATMESTASTCQSRTSYVPKEFVWGFEFKHMLFSTPGGRYITDFEYFDEVQPSNDLLLHQSPANEKLQLEDEYNRK